In one window of Anaerobacillus alkaliphilus DNA:
- a CDS encoding D-alanyl-D-alanine carboxypeptidase family protein, translated as MNKKIRKYFVVSFLSILLLMSTFSFPAQTKANFDTNAYNSILLDAETGKILYQKNIDVLLPIASMSKMMSEYLVLEAINTGKIRWDQTVPISTEVAAVSHNTSLSNVHLRIDEQYTVKELYESVAIYSANGATMALAELISGSYGQFVKLMNDKAAELGMGLEGQDFRFINSTGLPNKYVPESMRYGGTSEIDENTMTARATATLAYQLIKNYPEVLDTASIPRKVFKEGTSDQIRMDNWNWMLPELVYGFQYTDGLKTGFTNAAGYCFTGTAIKDGQRVITVVMKTESPQQRFDETKRLMDYGFNNFSKQQLIPSGFQLEGFETLPVSKGKEREVAISTAEPLSVMMRNGEEDLYSLELLLDESLFDEEGKLIAPIEKGQVVGTMVVNYNGDINHEFIVSEAQFTEMVEVVLNETVEKAGWFSLTMRAIGGFFSGIWSSVANGVKGIFS; from the coding sequence ATGAATAAAAAAATAAGAAAATATTTTGTTGTTAGTTTTTTAAGTATTTTATTGTTAATGTCAACATTTAGCTTTCCTGCACAGACAAAAGCAAACTTTGATACGAATGCCTATAATAGTATTTTATTAGACGCAGAGACAGGAAAGATTTTATATCAAAAAAATATTGATGTACTCTTACCGATTGCCAGTATGTCCAAGATGATGAGTGAGTATCTTGTATTAGAAGCGATCAATACAGGTAAAATTAGATGGGACCAAACTGTCCCAATCAGTACAGAAGTAGCAGCAGTATCTCATAATACAAGTCTATCAAATGTACATCTTAGAATTGATGAACAGTATACAGTAAAAGAGCTATATGAATCTGTAGCTATTTACTCAGCAAACGGTGCAACAATGGCGCTTGCAGAACTAATTTCTGGTTCATACGGACAATTTGTTAAATTGATGAACGATAAAGCAGCGGAGCTTGGTATGGGTCTTGAAGGTCAGGATTTCCGTTTTATTAATTCAACAGGGTTACCTAATAAATACGTACCAGAGTCTATGCGTTACGGTGGCACTTCAGAAATTGACGAAAATACAATGACTGCAAGGGCTACTGCAACACTAGCATATCAGTTAATTAAGAATTATCCAGAAGTATTAGACACTGCAAGTATTCCAAGGAAAGTTTTTAAAGAAGGAACATCTGACCAAATCCGTATGGACAATTGGAATTGGATGCTACCAGAATTAGTTTATGGCTTTCAATATACGGACGGATTAAAAACAGGCTTCACAAATGCAGCTGGATATTGTTTTACTGGAACTGCTATTAAAGATGGTCAGCGTGTAATTACAGTTGTGATGAAGACGGAATCTCCACAACAACGTTTCGATGAAACGAAAAGATTAATGGACTATGGCTTTAATAATTTTTCCAAACAGCAATTAATTCCATCAGGTTTTCAGTTAGAAGGGTTTGAAACATTACCGGTTTCTAAGGGAAAAGAACGAGAAGTGGCAATTTCTACAGCTGAGCCTTTATCAGTTATGATGCGTAATGGTGAAGAAGACCTTTATTCTTTAGAGTTACTTTTAGATGAGAGTTTATTTGATGAAGAGGGTAAACTAATTGCACCAATTGAAAAGGGGCAGGTTGTCGGAACAATGGTCGTTAACTATAACGGTGATATTAATCATGAATTCATTGTTTCTGAAGCTCAGTTTACTGAGATGGTAGAAGTAGTATTGAATGAAACAGTCGAAAAAGCGGGCTGGTTCTCACTAACAATGAGAGCTATTGGAGGATTTTTCTCTGGGATTTGGTCAAGTGTAGCCAATGGCGTTAAAGGAATTTTTTCTTAA
- the guaB gene encoding IMP dehydrogenase, with protein MWDNKFVKEGLTFDDVLLIPARSEVLPKDVSVHTTLSKTLKLNIPIISAGMDTVTEAKMAIAIAREGGLGIIHKNMSIDAQAEEVDRVKRSESGVITNPFYLTPDAKVSDAEQLMAKYRISGVPIVDEDMKLVGILTNRDLRFIDDYSITIDSVMTKEELVTAPVGTTLRDAEKILQKHKIEKLPLVDDNGVLKGLITIKDIEKVIQFPNSAKDQQGRLIVGAAVGVTVDTMERVQALVEAGVDVIVLDTAHGHSKGVLDKVREVRDAYPELNIIAGNVATAQATKDLIEAGANIIKVGIGPGSICTTRIIAGIGVPQITAVYDCANEAKKHDIPVIADGGIKYSGDVVKALAAGGHAVMLGSLLAGVSESPGDREIYQGRQFKVYRGMGSLGAMEKGSKDRYFQENNQKLVPEGIEGRVPYKGPLNDTIHQLVGGIRAGMGYCGTKTLQDLRENGQFIRITNAGLKESHPHDVQITKEAPNYSL; from the coding sequence ATGTGGGATAACAAATTTGTAAAAGAAGGTTTGACATTTGACGATGTATTATTAATTCCAGCTAGATCAGAAGTACTACCTAAGGATGTATCAGTTCATACAACTCTATCAAAAACTCTAAAGTTAAATATTCCAATTATTAGTGCCGGAATGGATACTGTAACCGAAGCAAAAATGGCTATAGCTATCGCTAGAGAAGGTGGTCTAGGGATTATTCATAAAAATATGTCTATTGATGCGCAAGCTGAAGAGGTAGACCGTGTAAAGAGATCTGAAAGTGGAGTAATTACCAACCCATTCTATTTAACCCCAGATGCCAAAGTTTCTGATGCAGAGCAGTTAATGGCAAAATACCGCATTTCTGGAGTTCCTATCGTTGATGAAGACATGAAATTAGTAGGAATTCTAACAAACCGTGACCTTCGCTTTATTGATGATTATTCAATTACAATTGACTCAGTTATGACGAAAGAAGAATTAGTAACCGCACCTGTAGGAACTACCTTAAGAGATGCGGAAAAAATTCTTCAAAAACATAAAATTGAAAAACTGCCACTTGTAGATGACAATGGGGTCCTAAAAGGGCTAATAACTATTAAGGATATTGAAAAAGTAATTCAATTTCCTAATTCGGCAAAAGATCAACAAGGACGTTTAATCGTTGGAGCTGCAGTTGGTGTAACAGTTGATACAATGGAACGTGTACAAGCGTTAGTAGAAGCTGGCGTGGATGTAATCGTATTAGATACAGCTCATGGCCACTCTAAAGGCGTTCTAGACAAAGTAAGGGAAGTAAGGGATGCATACCCTGAATTAAATATTATTGCTGGTAACGTAGCAACTGCACAAGCTACAAAAGACTTGATTGAAGCAGGTGCAAACATTATCAAAGTTGGTATTGGTCCTGGTTCTATTTGTACAACTCGTATTATTGCTGGTATCGGTGTTCCACAAATTACTGCTGTTTATGATTGTGCAAATGAAGCTAAAAAACATGATATTCCAGTAATTGCTGATGGTGGAATTAAATATTCAGGTGATGTTGTAAAAGCTCTTGCAGCAGGCGGCCATGCAGTTATGCTTGGAAGTCTACTTGCCGGTGTATCTGAGAGTCCTGGTGACCGTGAAATCTACCAAGGAAGACAATTTAAGGTATACCGTGGTATGGGTTCATTAGGAGCCATGGAAAAAGGAAGTAAAGATCGTTATTTCCAAGAAAATAACCAAAAGCTAGTTCCAGAAGGAATCGAAGGCCGAGTCCCTTATAAAGGGCCCCTTAACGACACAATTCATCAGCTAGTTGGTGGTATTCGTGCAGGTATGGGGTACTGTGGTACAAAAACGTTACAAGATCTTCGTGAAAATGGTCAATTCATTAGAATTACAAATGCAGGTCTTAAAGAAAGTCACCCGCATGATGTTCAAATCACAAAAGAAGCACCAAATTACTCACTTTAA
- a CDS encoding ABC transporter ATP-binding protein: MSTLLEVKNLKTHFFSKDKVFPVVDGLDFKVKKGETLAIVGESGSGKSITSLSIMGLVPKPGGKIVEGEIVFDGTDLVKLSENEMYKVRGNDIAMIFQEPMSSLNPVLTIGEQITEVLIYHKKITKKEARERAVELLKIVGFARAEEILDDYPHRLSGGMRQRVMIAMAMSCDPKLLIADEPTTALDVTVQAQILELMKELSKKFSSSIILITHDLGVVAELADRVLVMYAGQVVEESEIVELFDRPLHPYTQGLLNSVPKIDEDQERLTSIGGNVPSPDNFPKGCRFSTRCTHVMEKCLEKQPDLVEVYPGRKSRCFLHEEGVN, translated from the coding sequence ATGTCTACCTTATTAGAAGTTAAAAATTTGAAAACTCACTTTTTTTCAAAAGATAAAGTTTTTCCAGTAGTAGATGGATTAGATTTTAAAGTGAAAAAAGGGGAAACGTTAGCCATCGTTGGTGAGTCTGGATCAGGGAAGAGCATCACATCTCTTTCAATCATGGGTCTTGTTCCTAAACCAGGTGGAAAAATTGTTGAAGGTGAAATTGTTTTCGATGGAACCGATTTAGTAAAGTTAAGTGAAAATGAGATGTACAAAGTTCGTGGAAATGACATAGCAATGATTTTCCAAGAACCAATGTCATCACTTAATCCAGTTTTAACGATTGGTGAACAAATCACAGAAGTATTAATTTACCATAAGAAGATTACAAAAAAAGAGGCGCGAGAAAGAGCAGTAGAGTTGCTGAAAATTGTCGGCTTTGCCAGAGCTGAGGAAATCCTCGATGACTATCCTCACCGACTATCCGGAGGGATGAGACAAAGAGTAATGATTGCCATGGCCATGAGTTGTGATCCGAAGCTACTAATTGCTGATGAGCCAACAACAGCTTTAGACGTAACCGTTCAAGCCCAAATCTTAGAGTTGATGAAGGAATTATCAAAGAAATTTAGTTCATCAATTATCTTAATTACTCATGACTTAGGAGTAGTTGCTGAGTTAGCAGATAGAGTGTTAGTCATGTATGCAGGTCAAGTAGTTGAAGAGTCTGAGATTGTTGAACTTTTTGATAGACCGCTACATCCTTATACACAAGGTTTGCTTAATTCTGTACCTAAGATAGATGAGGATCAAGAAAGATTGACATCTATTGGTGGAAATGTTCCTTCTCCAGATAACTTCCCAAAAGGCTGTCGTTTTTCTACACGTTGCACCCATGTCATGGAAAAGTGTTTAGAAAAGCAACCAGACTTAGTCGAAGTTTATCCAGGCCGCAAGTCACGTTGTTTCTTGCATGAGGAAGGAGTTAACTAA
- the pdxT gene encoding pyridoxal 5'-phosphate synthase glutaminase subunit PdxT → MVKIGVLALQGAVREHVNSLQSPGVEVIVVKKLEQLNDLDGLVLPGGESTAMRRLIDKYGFFEPLKDFAKAGKPMFGTCAGLILMAKKLVGQQEGHLEVIDMEVERNAFGRQRESFEAELMVKGIAEDINAVFIRAPLIKSVGEDVEILSKYNGEIVAVRQGQFIACSFHPELTNDVRFHQYFVEIVTETKTKCLNV, encoded by the coding sequence ATGGTTAAAATAGGAGTACTTGCCCTGCAAGGTGCTGTGCGTGAACATGTTAACTCTTTACAGTCACCTGGTGTAGAAGTTATTGTGGTTAAAAAACTAGAACAACTTAACGATTTAGATGGCCTCGTTTTGCCTGGTGGCGAAAGTACAGCTATGCGGAGGCTTATCGATAAATATGGTTTTTTTGAGCCTTTGAAAGATTTTGCGAAGGCTGGCAAACCTATGTTCGGTACATGCGCAGGATTAATCTTAATGGCAAAAAAACTTGTAGGACAACAAGAAGGTCATTTAGAAGTCATTGATATGGAAGTAGAGCGTAATGCTTTTGGAAGGCAACGTGAGAGCTTTGAAGCTGAATTAATGGTCAAAGGAATTGCTGAAGATATTAATGCAGTATTCATTCGTGCTCCTCTAATTAAGTCTGTTGGAGAAGATGTTGAAATCCTATCAAAATACAATGGAGAGATTGTAGCAGTAAGACAAGGTCAATTCATAGCTTGCTCGTTTCATCCAGAGTTGACTAATGATGTGCGCTTTCATCAATATTTTGTTGAAATTGTCACTGAGACAAAAACGAAATGTTTAAATGTATAG
- a CDS encoding ABC transporter permease subunit, with amino-acid sequence MLARKILKSFFMYMVVMMLIVLIVFFPRQLDVTLVEGVMQFDYSFSWINYYENLKQFFTYAFENKSLGVVQGWMTVEQTLGFFLPQSLKVIFAAFVISIFIGIYKGIFDYKQTNRRTSFLGNGTTFMIQAIPDFFLIILTILVVITFFPFIPIFSQGEWYSFIIPSIIVSIYPTLYIARITSTLISNEDGMQYIQVAKAKGLTNRMVLYRHMLRNCYGTILSHCSSVMLLIISNLLMVEYLLGYKGAAYRLFEALSHSTVIVVGQRHNFEGELIIGISFCFLVIVLLSRIISELASSYLDPRRKESI; translated from the coding sequence ATGCTAGCGAGAAAAATACTCAAGTCTTTTTTTATGTACATGGTAGTCATGATGCTTATTGTTTTAATTGTTTTTTTTCCTAGACAGTTGGATGTAACACTAGTTGAAGGAGTCATGCAATTTGATTATTCTTTCTCATGGATTAATTACTATGAAAATTTAAAGCAATTTTTTACCTATGCATTTGAAAATAAGAGTTTAGGAGTTGTGCAAGGGTGGATGACGGTAGAACAGACATTGGGGTTCTTCTTACCACAAAGTTTAAAAGTAATTTTTGCAGCCTTCGTTATTAGCATTTTTATTGGAATTTATAAAGGTATCTTTGATTATAAACAAACAAACAGAAGAACAAGCTTTCTTGGTAATGGTACGACATTTATGATTCAAGCTATTCCCGACTTCTTTTTAATTATCCTTACAATATTAGTGGTTATAACGTTCTTCCCTTTTATCCCTATTTTTAGCCAAGGTGAATGGTACAGCTTTATAATACCTTCTATTATCGTTTCAATTTATCCAACATTATATATTGCTAGAATTACCTCAACATTAATAAGTAATGAGGATGGAATGCAATATATACAAGTTGCTAAGGCAAAAGGGTTAACAAACAGAATGGTTTTGTATAGGCACATGTTACGGAATTGCTACGGCACGATTTTGTCTCACTGCTCTTCAGTCATGCTTTTAATCATATCGAACTTATTAATGGTTGAATACTTATTAGGCTATAAGGGGGCAGCATATCGACTATTTGAAGCCTTGTCTCACTCTACTGTTATTGTTGTTGGTCAGCGCCATAACTTTGAAGGAGAACTTATTATTGGCATTTCCTTCTGTTTCTTAGTTATTGTACTTTTAAGTAGAATCATTAGTGAACTGGCTAGTAGTTATCTTGATCCAAGGAGAAAAGAATCGATATGA
- the serS gene encoding serine--tRNA ligase, with translation MLDVKLLRANFGEVKEKLENRGEKIADLDRFGDLDQRRRDLIVEGEQLKSRRNTVSQEVAQLKREKQDADHLIKEMKEVSDRVKELDDELRTVETQLDAILLTIPNIPHESVPVGLTEEENVEVRTWGDIPKFSFEAKPHWDLGTNLNILDFERASKVTGSRFVFYKGKGARLERALINFMMDLHQDQHGYEEVLPPYLVNRASMTGTGQLPKFEEDAFKIREEDYFLVPTAEVPVTNLHRDEILDGDQLPIAYTAYSANFRSEAGSAGRDTRGLIRQHQFNKVELVRFVRPEDSYEQLELLTGHAEKVLQLLKLPYRVLSMCTGDLGFTAAKKYDIEVWIPSYETYREISSCSNFEDFQARRANIRFRREAKGKTEYVHTLNGSGLAVGRTVAAILENYQQEDGSVIVPEALVPYMGGITIIK, from the coding sequence ATGTTAGATGTAAAATTATTAAGAGCTAATTTTGGTGAAGTAAAAGAAAAGCTAGAAAATCGTGGCGAGAAAATTGCTGATTTAGACCGCTTTGGTGATCTTGACCAACGAAGAAGGGACCTAATCGTAGAAGGCGAGCAATTAAAAAGCAGGCGCAACACTGTATCTCAAGAGGTAGCCCAGTTAAAACGAGAAAAACAAGATGCTGATCACTTAATTAAAGAAATGAAGGAAGTATCAGATAGAGTCAAGGAACTAGATGATGAGTTACGTACAGTAGAAACGCAATTAGATGCTATATTATTAACAATTCCAAACATCCCTCACGAAAGTGTACCAGTAGGTCTTACAGAGGAAGAGAACGTTGAAGTAAGAACTTGGGGTGATATTCCAAAGTTTTCTTTCGAAGCAAAGCCACATTGGGACTTAGGAACAAACTTAAACATTTTAGACTTTGAGAGAGCTTCAAAAGTAACTGGAAGCCGCTTTGTCTTTTATAAAGGAAAAGGAGCAAGGTTAGAGCGTGCCTTAATAAACTTTATGATGGATCTTCACCAAGATCAACATGGTTATGAAGAAGTACTACCACCTTACCTAGTTAATCGTGCGAGTATGACGGGTACGGGTCAGCTTCCTAAGTTTGAAGAAGATGCGTTTAAAATAAGAGAAGAAGATTACTTTTTAGTTCCTACAGCTGAAGTTCCAGTAACAAATTTACACCGAGACGAAATTCTTGATGGTGATCAACTTCCAATAGCCTATACAGCCTATAGTGCAAATTTTCGTTCTGAGGCGGGTTCTGCTGGTAGAGATACAAGAGGGTTAATCCGTCAACACCAGTTCAATAAAGTTGAACTAGTTCGTTTTGTACGTCCAGAGGATTCTTATGAGCAACTTGAATTGTTAACTGGTCATGCAGAAAAAGTGCTTCAGTTATTAAAACTTCCATACCGTGTGTTAAGCATGTGTACAGGTGATTTAGGGTTTACAGCAGCTAAAAAATATGACATTGAGGTTTGGATTCCAAGTTATGAAACGTACCGTGAAATTTCTTCTTGTAGTAATTTTGAGGATTTTCAAGCAAGACGTGCCAATATTCGCTTCAGAAGAGAAGCTAAAGGTAAGACAGAATATGTTCATACATTAAATGGATCTGGTCTTGCTGTTGGTAGAACTGTAGCAGCAATCTTAGAGAACTACCAACAAGAAGATGGTAGTGTTATCGTACCGGAAGCGTTAGTTCCATATATGGGTGGTATTACAATTATTAAATAA
- a CDS encoding ABC transporter ATP-binding protein — MSTVTVETSRVETQAKVSDILLEVKGLKKYFPIKSGILQKTVGHVKAVDDVSFFIKKGETFGLVGESGCGKSTTGRSIIRLYEPTAGEILFQGENIANIPEKGLRPYRKDIQMVFQDPYSSLNPRKTVGTILEEPFRVHNLYSKKERKDRVEHLLEKVGLNPTLRDRYPHEFSGGQRQRIGIARALTLNPKLIIGDEPVSALDVSIQSQVLNIMDDLQKEFGLTYLFIAHDLAVVKHISDRIGVMYLGRMMEVTDKHTLYRNPLHPYTQALLSAIPKSHPSEVKRERIILKGDVPSPANPPAGCVFHTRCPQAMDHCKQAVPMLKELEPGHFVACHLYE; from the coding sequence ATGTCTACAGTCACTGTTGAAACTAGTCGAGTTGAAACACAAGCTAAAGTCTCTGATATATTACTAGAAGTTAAAGGTTTGAAGAAGTACTTCCCTATTAAATCCGGTATCTTACAAAAGACAGTTGGTCATGTAAAGGCCGTTGATGATGTTAGTTTCTTTATAAAAAAAGGAGAAACATTTGGTTTAGTAGGAGAGTCAGGCTGTGGGAAATCAACCACGGGTAGATCGATTATCCGTCTTTATGAGCCAACCGCTGGAGAAATTCTTTTCCAAGGTGAAAATATTGCCAACATACCAGAAAAGGGACTAAGGCCTTATCGTAAAGATATTCAAATGGTATTCCAAGATCCTTATTCTTCTTTAAATCCAAGGAAGACTGTGGGAACCATTTTGGAAGAACCTTTCCGTGTCCACAACCTTTATTCAAAAAAAGAAAGAAAAGATAGGGTGGAACATCTCTTAGAGAAAGTTGGTTTAAATCCAACATTAAGAGATCGGTATCCTCATGAATTTTCAGGTGGTCAGCGTCAACGGATTGGAATAGCCCGAGCGTTAACGTTAAATCCGAAGTTAATAATTGGTGATGAACCAGTTTCAGCCTTAGATGTATCTATTCAGTCACAAGTTCTAAATATTATGGATGATCTCCAAAAAGAATTTGGTTTGACATACTTATTTATTGCCCATGATTTAGCTGTTGTTAAGCATATATCCGATCGCATCGGTGTTATGTATCTCGGTCGAATGATGGAAGTAACTGATAAACATACATTATATCGAAATCCACTTCATCCTTATACACAAGCGTTACTATCTGCGATACCAAAATCGCATCCAAGTGAAGTGAAGCGTGAAAGAATTATTTTAAAAGGTGATGTTCCTAGCCCGGCAAATCCGCCAGCAGGCTGTGTATTCCATACACGTTGTCCGCAAGCGATGGACCATTGCAAGCAAGCCGTACCTATGTTGAAAGAGTTAGAGCCTGGTCATTTTGTCGCTTGCCACTTATACGAGTAA
- the pdxS gene encoding pyridoxal 5'-phosphate synthase lyase subunit PdxS gives MVQTGTDRVKRGMAEMQKGGVIMDVINAEQAKIAEEAGAVAVMALERVPSDIRAAGGVSRMADPTIVEDVMNAVSIPVMAKCRIGHIVEARILEAMGVDYIDESEVLTPADEVYHLYKRDFTVPFVCGARDIGEAARRIGEGASMIRTKGEPGTGNIVEAVRHMRMIQAQIRKILTMSTDELMTEAKNTGAPFEVLLQIKETGKFPVVNFAAGGVATPADAALMMQLGADGVFVGSGIFKSDNPQKFARAIVEATTHFEDYELIANLSKGLGSPMKGIEISSLNPSERMQERGW, from the coding sequence ATGGTTCAAACAGGTACAGATCGCGTAAAGCGTGGAATGGCTGAAATGCAAAAAGGTGGCGTAATAATGGATGTTATTAACGCTGAACAAGCAAAGATTGCCGAAGAAGCGGGTGCAGTTGCTGTCATGGCTCTTGAGAGAGTTCCTTCAGATATTCGCGCAGCTGGTGGAGTTTCTCGTATGGCTGACCCTACGATTGTCGAAGATGTAATGAATGCTGTATCAATTCCAGTAATGGCTAAATGTCGTATTGGACACATTGTAGAAGCTAGGATTTTAGAAGCAATGGGTGTTGACTACATTGATGAGAGTGAAGTTTTAACTCCTGCTGATGAAGTATATCATTTGTATAAGCGTGATTTTACTGTTCCATTCGTATGTGGTGCACGTGATATTGGTGAAGCAGCACGTCGTATCGGTGAAGGGGCTTCAATGATCCGTACAAAAGGTGAACCAGGTACTGGAAATATCGTTGAAGCAGTAAGACATATGCGTATGATTCAAGCACAAATCCGTAAAATTCTTACAATGTCTACAGATGAGTTAATGACTGAAGCGAAAAATACAGGTGCCCCATTTGAAGTTTTACTTCAAATTAAAGAAACTGGTAAATTCCCAGTAGTTAACTTTGCTGCAGGTGGAGTTGCAACACCAGCTGATGCAGCACTAATGATGCAGTTAGGTGCTGATGGTGTATTCGTTGGTTCTGGTATCTTTAAATCAGACAACCCACAAAAATTCGCTCGTGCAATCGTTGAAGCTACAACGCACTTCGAAGATTACGAACTAATTGCAAACCTATCTAAAGGACTTGGATCACCAATGAAGGGAATTGAAATTTCAAGTTTAAACCCTTCAGAGCGTATGCAAGAACGTGGATGGTAA
- a CDS encoding ABC transporter permease subunit, with the protein MIKQKSFIVGIIMLLFLIVVMVAGPHMPFVDKEIKEETLRMENGFSRAPFPPSLTQPFEPFGTDMLGRDLFSIIVLGTTETIFLVFFITVIRYCIAIPLAFASIKQKGPFFWILNSWNNVFSAIPTIFSAIILMNLPFFMFTQHRAIIVIVILALIEVGRVGYIIQQEGFLVSNELYVQAGITVGNKPRHLYMNYYLPALLPSICTNFFMDLGRVLLLIGQLGLFSIFIEQSWIQLSAASGELQNISYNWASILGETRTTIRKAPWITLFPALAITFAILCFYFIGEGLRAHFTRKQGV; encoded by the coding sequence ATGATAAAACAAAAATCATTCATCGTTGGAATTATAATGCTCTTATTTTTAATTGTAGTAATGGTAGCCGGTCCCCATATGCCATTTGTAGATAAAGAAATTAAAGAGGAAACGTTACGAATGGAGAATGGATTTTCTCGTGCTCCATTTCCACCATCTCTTACACAACCGTTTGAACCATTTGGAACAGATATGTTAGGAAGAGATCTATTTTCAATAATTGTCCTAGGAACAACAGAAACTATATTCTTAGTTTTTTTTATTACTGTTATTCGGTATTGTATCGCAATCCCATTAGCTTTTGCTTCAATAAAACAAAAAGGCCCTTTTTTTTGGATTTTAAATAGCTGGAATAATGTTTTTTCCGCCATACCAACAATTTTTTCAGCAATCATCCTTATGAACTTGCCTTTCTTTATGTTTACACAACACCGTGCGATTATCGTCATTGTAATCCTTGCATTAATAGAAGTAGGAAGAGTAGGTTATATAATTCAACAAGAAGGTTTTCTCGTATCTAACGAACTATACGTTCAAGCGGGAATTACAGTTGGTAATAAACCACGCCACCTTTATATGAACTATTATCTTCCTGCATTATTACCTTCTATCTGTACCAACTTTTTTATGGATCTAGGTAGAGTCTTGCTACTTATTGGTCAACTAGGTTTATTTAGTATCTTTATAGAACAAAGCTGGATACAATTAAGTGCAGCATCGGGGGAGTTACAGAATATAAGTTACAACTGGGCATCAATCCTCGGTGAAACGCGAACTACAATTAGAAAAGCGCCTTGGATTACATTATTCCCAGCACTTGCGATAACATTTGCAATTCTTTGCTTTTATTTCATTGGTGAAGGATTACGAGCTCATTTTACAAGAAAACAAGGAGTTTAG